The nucleotide window aaatagtccgcatatttatttatattatttctaaatatctCATCATGACTTCCAGACAAGTTTagagatttaaaaatctcTAAACTGTCTTCAAGcctgttattttttattaaaaatattatattgaaaTCTGGCTGGTCTGTCTCTatgaatttattattaataaagtCTATCTCGAGAcatcttcttttataaatatctggatttataattttgatcttctctagaatatttttataatcttctCCTCTAAATAAATCCAAGTAGAAGTTCAGATTATTGTCAAGAAGATTCTTGACTTTCtgatttttatgaaaatccaggatttttatgaaaatatcataaatcTTTTCTGTGTCCTTATCTTTCGTATACACAGAAAGAATATGAATTAGTAAATTAATCTTAATTTCTTTACtctttatttcttcaaGTGACTCGgtcatcttttttattctttcttGTTTgtctttgatttttaacatattttcataaatcgTATCTTCGTctatttcatttattaCTGTATTGATTATTTgtatttcttcttcttggTCATTTGTCTCAATATTCTTCTTTAAGAAATTGTCtattagatttttattatttttctgaTATACTTTACTACTCAGTAGGAATTCCTCGATATATTGAGGAATATCCAATTTCTCATATTTCTTTAGAtcagaaataaatttttttatattttttggatTCTTAATTAATTCATTTACTCTCGTTTCAAATTCCATTTGtaatttgtctttttttgataatttctCGACTTGTTTTTGTGGAGTGGtgaatttcttctttatttctttcttttcttcttctagATCATTGAAAAATCGAGACATGAGggtaagaaaatattttcttttttgtcaaatataaaacaaattgaACTTGTTTCAAGGAAAATATCTTtaactataattttttacaatactatatacattttttaatattgtcattactatataaaatatcttttactataattttttacaatactatatgattttataatatctgTAATGTTTTCTTCGTAGTATACATTACTATTAGATACTATTTATagttgatatttttatgttttcttCATTATACCCTTCTATGCTTCCACCTCTAGAATATCTCACATTATTTCTTAACACTAAAATCCGTATACTCCTCAAAACTGGAGATATTTACTCTGGTATATTACAGGGAATTGATAGTCATATAAACATTCTACTATCAGAATATGAAGAATCAAAGGAAGACACTGTCTTGTTTATAAGAGGGGAAAATATCTGCTTGATTGGCAATGaagcataaataaaaaataaatgttttttttttcatggagattatgcaaaaaaaaatttatttatatttttagaaatgagtttgtttgttaaaacaaacaaagtgTTTTAAAGAAGCATTCACCCAAAAtaaactaaaataaaattaaactaaaattatttattactacccaaaataaactaaaataaaataaaattatttattactataatatatatatcatatatataaaattatttatttctataaaatacactgcaatattataattttatgctTACAATACACATGTACagtaaaatatcatataaTCCAATTTATATGTTAAGAtttagtttatattttctttcttttttttaccccttaAATGACTAGAATCCTTACAGAAAGAAAGATTTCTATCCCTGGAGAATGTCAAGTCGACTTAACCAAAAAGTGTTTTACTTTCACTGGTCCCAAGGGCAAATTAGTCCACGACTGTTCCAAATATCTCATGTATTTCACAGTCGAAGATTCAGAAATAGTCATCAGATTATGGCACGCCAAGAGGAAACAAATAGCCTTAGCTACTACAGTCACATCTCTATTAAGAAATTCTATTACTGCTGTTACTAAAGGCTTCTCTTATGTCATGAAAGCAGTGCATAAACATTTCTCTATAAATTTCgagataaaagaaaatggGAAAGTTTTACtaattaagaattttatgGGAGAAAAGGCGCCTAGAGAATTTAGAATGAAAGGACAAGCAGTAGTGAAAATGTTGCCTGAGAGGAAAGGGTGTATTAGTATTGAGGGGCCGTCTTTACCAGATGTGTCACAGACAGCGGGGGATATTACTAATGCTTGTAGGGCTAAGAAATTAGACGCgagattatttttagatggAATTTATGTAGTAGAAAAGACTACTATGGTTGAATAAacttaatttatttaatcatCTTAGACATGTAGTTTATGCATTATATATAGTTTATTTATGCAGCTTACATGTAGTGTATTATTTTATGCAGTATAAAATATAGTTTatgtattataaaatatagttTATTTATGCAGTATTTACaagtattataaaatatagttTATTTATGCAGCTTAcgtatttgttttaaatttatgcaGTATATAtaagttttatttgatattacatttttatgcattataatattatgattaaattatgtttattagTTTGTCTCGGTTTGTTTTCTTTGTACTTTCTTTTTATTCTCATtctcttcttcttctattAATCCTCTATGCTTCTCAATAATCTTCATCTCATTCTctttatctttttctttattactcaatattctatttttaataaacataCTCTCTCTTTTACTTCTTATACATGATATCCTTGGTATAGCTTCTAGTGTCTTATTTACTACTTCTCtatcataaatatttgGTACTTGTAGTTTATGCTCaaattcatatattttatcttgtAGAAGTTCTTTCCCGCGTATTTTTCTGGAGATTTTTGTCCATTTGATTTTTCGTGGATTTTTACGCTTTTTAAATGCTTTTGAGCATTTTGATCTGCAGAATCTGAAGACAGTGGAGTCATTTCTGACGAAAACAGTGCCATGGCCGGGATAAATGTTACTTGAACAAAAGAAGCATTTTTCTATTCTCATTTTAACggtaagaaaaaaaaaataaaatttaagaattatggataatatttaataagcatgaaataatattatgCATATTACATACAGAGACATAATATTATgcataattatataatacatACAGAGATATGATATtatgcataaataaaaaataaaagaagagaCAAATTAGATCAATTATAAGTctgtatcttttttatttgtttatgtCAGTGAACTTACTCTTAAAGAATGTCAATCTGTCAATTATCTTCATTCCTTTCAAAATTATAGTACTGTTCTTGACTTCACTAATTATCTTAATATTCCTCCCAAATACTAAGACACTGTTCTCTTCATATTTGTCTATAAggataatataattatattctgGGTATCTTCtctttctataaatttctataaaagACTGGGCGAATTTAATGTAGAAaactaaattattaatcttcttacattttaatttgtaaattaaaatgtcATCTACCTTACTCACATTGGCTATACTGTccttaatattatatacaaTCTCATAAATACTACTAATAGTACTAGTACTTATATTATCCTTGAAATTatctaataataaataagatCTAAGGCCCTTAGAAAGGAGACAATAATAACTCATAAGTAGAAAACAGTCTAAAGAAGACATTTTATAAGTGTGCCCTTTCTTTCTTATGAACTGTGTACTGAGATctaattttctatatatatattttctgGATGTGTGGTCAAGATTCGAGTATCTCTCATTTGACTTGAGGAGACTCACCCCCTTTTTGGCCAGGAAACTTTTGATCTTCAGATCTTCTAAATCTTTCCTCTTCTTATAAATCAACttattattagaaataaagaatatgtCATGCTTGAGACTCTGGTATAAATTAGAATATTTCAAGAGAGGGAGATTTACATCTTTCTCTGTATGAATACCATCCTTGTCATGATATTCTATATTCCTTATCTCTATACATATCGTATTGTACATATCATTACACTCTGGGcatatttcattatttatcTCATTCTCCTCTTCACTGTCTTCTTCTTTAATAGTCTGGTAAGGATATatcttataataattataaaccACTATGAGAGCCCAAAGGGAACTCTCATCTAGAGAATTAGTCTGCTTTAATAATCTGa belongs to Vairimorpha necatrix chromosome 12, complete sequence and includes:
- a CDS encoding cell division control protein 45 (CDC45), with the protein product MFTTNDPRKLLSYLKKISTIKIYVECDVISICSLRMLTSFLKKEVIKHEIVFIDDQNIRLDTNKNIQDLNKSKQDLNKSRSDLNKSRSDINKSRSDISNSILDDLEGDYIYLTSKDTLNKEDENNKRIIFSSVKCTCNINRLDLIFNMFRLLKQTNSLDESSLWALIVVYNYYKIYPYQTIKEEDSEEENEINNEICPECNDMYNTICIEIRNIEYHDKDGIHTEKDVNLPLLKYSNLYQSLKHDIFFISNNKLIYKKRKDLEDLKIKSFLAKKGVSLLKSNERYSNLDHTSRKYIYRKLDLSTQFIRKKGHTYKMSSLDCFLLMSYYCLLSKGLRSYLLLDNFKDNISTSTISSIYEIVYNIKDSIANVSKVDDILIYKLKCKKINNLVFYIKFAQSFIEIYRKRRYPEYNYIILIDKYEENSVLVFGRNIKIISEVKNSTIILKGMKIIDRLTFFKSKFTDINK
- a CDS encoding Sm-like protein, encoding MLPPLEYLTLFLNTKIRILLKTGDIYSGILQGIDSHINILLSEYEESKEDTVLFIRGENICLIGNEA
- a CDS encoding ribosomal protein uL6 — encoded protein: MTRILTERKISIPGECQVDLTKKCFTFTGPKGKLVHDCSKYLMYFTVEDSEIVIRLWHAKRKQIALATTVTSLLRNSITAVTKGFSYVMKAVHKHFSINFEIKENGKVLLIKNFMGEKAPREFRMKGQAVVKMLPERKGCISIEGPSLPDVSQTAGDITNACRAKKLDARLFLDGIYVVEKTTMVE
- a CDS encoding ribosome biogenesis protein RLP24, whose protein sequence is MRIEKCFFCSSNIYPGHGTVFVRNDSTVFRFCRSKCSKAFKKRKNPRKIKWTKISRKIRGKELLQDKIYEFEHKLQVPNIYDREVVNKTLEAIPRISCIRSKRESMFIKNRILSNKEKDKENEMKIIEKHRGLIEEEENENKKKVQRKQTETN